GGCGATGAGGTGTTCTGTCAGGCGCTTGACGCGGCGATTGAGCACCTGCTGAAACGGACGGAGCGCCCCCGTCGCCGGGTCGACCACCACGGCCTCGGCTTCGAGGATGAACGGTGTCTGCCCGAGAGGGCGAAGCGCGTCGAGGACGTCAGGGATCTGATGAGTGATGTTCTCTACGCGACGGGAGTAGGCAGTGTACTCCGCGCCATCGAAGTGCACCTGAACGCGCTCGCCGTCATATTTGTACTCGGCAGCGTGTGGGCCCAACTGCCGGATGATCGCTTCTGCACTCGGCAGGCGGTCGGCGAGCATCATCCGCACTGGCTTTCCGACCGCAAGACGGAGAGAGCGCAGGGCCTCTTCGCCGGCGAGCGCGCGCGCTGTCGTCTCGGCAAGGTCAGAGGTAAGGGCATACGCGCGCTCGATGAGCGGCGTGAGCGCGCTCCCGCCGAGATAGGCGGTGGCGATCGCATCGAGAATGGTCGCCTCACCGGCGCCGAGGCGAAGCTTGCCCGTGACAATGCGCAGGATCGCGCGCGCCTCGTCCGGACCGGCGCGACGGAGGAGAGCGGCGAGCGTGCTCCGCTTCCGCTGCTGCGAGCCGGTTCCGGAATCCTGCGCGATCGCGAGCAGCTGGTCATACACGTCGCGTAGGCGGAGCAGCGGCGGGGAGGGAGGAAGCAGGGAAGCCGCTACGGTGCCGAGGTCGCCGATGGATGCAAGGCGAGCGCGTATCTCCTCGTCGGGCAGCCCGGCCGCCGCCGCGAGGGCTTTCGCCGCCTCGGTTTCCGCCATTCCGAGCTCGATGCCGGTGAAGGGCGGCGCGACCGCGCCCGTCAAAAGAAGCGCCGCTTTGGGCGCTTCGTCGGGCGGCAGATCGCGGAACGCCTGCGCGAGCAGGGAGACGGTCTCTCGGCGGCTCGACGTCGCCTCGATCTCCCGGAGGAGGGACGCGAACTGCTGAAAGTTCATCGGCGCCTGTTCTCGCCTTGCGGGCGCCCTACACGGAGACGCTCGCCCCGACATCCGCGAGCTGCGGCATCACTCGGGTGGCAAACAGCTCCTGAGAGCGGAGCACGAGTTC
Above is a genomic segment from Dehalococcoidia bacterium containing:
- a CDS encoding ATP-dependent DNA ligase; its protein translation is MNFQQFASLLREIEATSSRRETVSLLAQAFRDLPPDEAPKAALLLTGAVAPPFTGIELGMAETEAAKALAAAAGLPDEEIRARLASIGDLGTVAASLLPPSPPLLRLRDVYDQLLAIAQDSGTGSQQRKRSTLAALLRRAGPDEARAILRIVTGKLRLGAGEATILDAIATAYLGGSALTPLIERAYALTSDLAETTARALAGEEALRSLRLAVGKPVRMMLADRLPSAEAIIRQLGPHAAEYKYDGERVQVHFDGAEYTAYSRRVENITHQIPDVLDALRPLGQTPFILEAEAVVVDPATGALRPFQQVLNRRVKRLTEHLIAQYPLKAFVFDLLHLGGEDLIDLPYRERRARLESFIRPGPRLALSTAVRIADASALDALFQEAIRAGTEGLVCKALDGRYLPGERGPAWIKYKGPAGGSLTDTLDLVVVGAWWGRGRRAGTYGSLLLATYNAAADRFETITRLGAGLTDTDLRERLPRLLDPLREPAQPANVAATLQPDVWIRPAVVVEVEAQEFTRSPMHTAAAEALGDGRGLALRFPRFVRYREDKGPTDATTTEEALRLFQALSAVR